One genomic window of Pseudoxanthomonas sp. includes the following:
- the dapD gene encoding 2,3,4,5-tetrahydropyridine-2,6-dicarboxylate N-succinyltransferase, whose protein sequence is MSAVDIQTLKSTLEDAFERRADLTADEISGQVRPAVYAAIDGLESGALRVAEPKAEGGWQVNEWLKKAVLLYFRVNDMAVVEAEPAPFWDKVEARFAGYDAAKFKAGGVRVVPGAVARRGTYFGKDVVLMPSFTNIGAHVGEGTMVDTWATVGSCAQIGKHCHLSGGAGIGGVLEPLQAAPTIIEDHCFIGARSEVVEGVVVGHHSVIGMGVFLSQSTRIYNRATGEVSYGYVPPGSVVVSGSLPAKDGSHSLYAAVIVKQVDEKTRSKTSVNDLLRGLAD, encoded by the coding sequence ATGTCCGCAGTCGATATCCAAACCCTCAAGTCCACCCTGGAAGACGCCTTCGAGCGCCGCGCCGACCTGACCGCCGACGAGATCAGCGGCCAGGTGCGCCCGGCCGTGTACGCGGCCATCGACGGACTGGAGTCCGGTGCGCTGCGCGTGGCCGAACCCAAGGCCGAGGGCGGCTGGCAGGTCAACGAGTGGCTGAAGAAAGCCGTGCTGCTGTACTTCCGGGTCAACGACATGGCCGTGGTGGAGGCCGAGCCGGCGCCGTTCTGGGACAAGGTCGAAGCGCGCTTTGCCGGCTATGACGCGGCCAAGTTCAAGGCCGGCGGCGTGCGCGTGGTGCCGGGTGCAGTCGCCCGTCGCGGCACGTACTTCGGCAAGGACGTGGTGCTGATGCCCAGCTTCACCAACATCGGCGCCCACGTGGGCGAAGGCACGATGGTCGATACCTGGGCGACGGTGGGTTCGTGCGCGCAGATCGGCAAGCACTGCCACCTGTCTGGCGGCGCCGGCATCGGCGGCGTGCTGGAGCCGCTGCAGGCTGCACCGACGATCATCGAGGACCATTGCTTCATCGGTGCACGTTCGGAGGTGGTTGAAGGCGTGGTCGTCGGCCACCACAGCGTGATCGGCATGGGCGTGTTCCTGAGCCAGTCCACCCGCATCTACAACCGCGCCACTGGCGAGGTTTCCTACGGCTACGTGCCGCCGGGCAGCGTGGTGGTGTCCGGTTCGCTGCCGGCCAAGGATGGGTCGCATTCGCTGTACGCGGCGGTCATCGTCAAGCAGGTCGACGAGAAAACCCGCAGCAAGACCAGCGTCAACGACCTGCTGCGCGGCCTGGCGGACTGA
- a CDS encoding arsenate reductase encodes MTATIYGLKNCDTCKKATKWLDRFGVAYAFVDYRDNKPSPETLVEWAGKAGGFDTLVNKSSTTWRQLPDNRKAPGSDAEWKLLLREHPQLIRRPVVITDDGALSQGFSDNGFKARFGIAP; translated from the coding sequence ATGACCGCCACCATCTACGGACTGAAGAACTGCGATACCTGCAAGAAGGCCACCAAGTGGCTGGACCGTTTCGGTGTCGCGTATGCCTTCGTCGATTACCGTGACAACAAGCCTTCGCCGGAGACGCTGGTCGAATGGGCAGGCAAGGCCGGCGGCTTCGATACGCTGGTCAACAAGTCCTCGACCACCTGGCGGCAGCTGCCGGATAACCGCAAGGCGCCCGGCAGCGATGCCGAATGGAAGCTGCTGCTGCGCGAACATCCGCAGCTGATTCGTCGCCCGGTGGTGATCACCGATGACGGGGCGCTGAGCCAGGGCTTTTCCGATAACGGCTTCAAGGCCCGCTTCGGGATCGCGCCGTGA
- the glnD gene encoding [protein-PII] uridylyltransferase: protein MQRPPLSAEPSCDSEWSQQARAALAATDEKLARRFDDVDRIDRVLALRARAVDHLLGEAWRRCFPTDVGLSLFAVGGYGRGELFPHSDVDVLVLGDSDAQQRGHEALARCLALVWDVGLKLSHAVRSPQECTEAAEDQTVLTALIEARPLIAGEGARKALAQAVAPDQVWAPREFFAVKREEMRLRHARFGDTSDNLEPDIKDGPGGLRDLHTLGWMALRTFGVRDLEALVGMDQLGPDEAAALARERRVLGRLRYGLHLMAGRPEERLRFDYQKTLAAHLGYADAPGSLAVEQMMQGFYRSAAIVRRISDRLLQRFEEQFEGEAVPQALDEAFELHRNYLAASGAQWPRDVGDVFSLFAIWAAQPRISGLHSRTARALAEALPTLKPYTGATAEQRAQFLALMRGPRAVDTLARMARLGVLSQWLPAFAQVSGRMQFDLFHVYTVDQHTLMVLRNLAAFSSGRADERFSIAHEVWPRLRKPELLLLAGLFHDIAKGRGGDHSELGSVDARAFCEAHGLNASDTGLVTWLVEQHLRMSVTAQKQDIADPEVIHRFATVIGDREHLDYLYLLTCADIAGTSPKLWNAWKDRLLADLYFATRRVLREGLEQPVAVEQRVVEGREATRTLMQQQGFDAETIARQFAEMPEESFMRFRPEQLAWQAGALVDVQMGQTLVQVRHIDEDAVAMEVFVHSPDRDGLFAAIVATLDRLGFGIHQARVLVGPHGTVFDTFEILPADTYANSDPATVVASLRRALDGALDQVRVSQRTVPRQLRHFRFPPRFEFGNTLDGRYTVLDLVAPDRPGLLAQLAQVLRLQRLRVHDARIATFGERAEDVFHLSDEADQPLTDDKREALREALRARLEAAA from the coding sequence GTGCAGCGGCCGCCCCTGAGCGCCGAGCCCTCCTGCGATAGCGAGTGGTCGCAGCAGGCGCGTGCCGCGCTGGCGGCAACGGATGAAAAGCTTGCGCGTCGTTTCGACGATGTCGATCGCATCGATCGCGTGCTTGCCTTGCGCGCGCGCGCGGTCGACCACCTGCTCGGCGAGGCGTGGCGCCGCTGTTTCCCGACCGACGTTGGTCTGTCGCTGTTCGCTGTTGGCGGCTATGGCCGTGGTGAGTTGTTTCCGCATTCGGACGTGGACGTGCTGGTGCTGGGTGATTCCGATGCCCAGCAGCGCGGACATGAAGCGCTGGCCCGCTGCCTGGCGCTGGTCTGGGATGTCGGCCTGAAGCTCAGCCATGCGGTGCGTTCGCCGCAGGAATGCACCGAGGCCGCCGAAGACCAGACCGTGCTGACCGCGTTGATCGAGGCGCGGCCGCTGATTGCCGGCGAGGGTGCGCGCAAGGCACTGGCGCAGGCCGTCGCGCCAGACCAAGTCTGGGCGCCGCGTGAGTTCTTCGCGGTCAAGCGCGAGGAAATGCGCCTGCGCCATGCGCGCTTCGGCGATACCTCCGACAACCTGGAGCCGGACATCAAGGATGGTCCGGGCGGCCTGCGTGACCTGCACACCCTGGGCTGGATGGCGCTGCGCACCTTTGGCGTGCGCGACCTGGAAGCCCTGGTCGGCATGGACCAGCTGGGCCCGGACGAAGCTGCGGCACTGGCGCGCGAGCGACGCGTGCTGGGCCGGCTGCGCTATGGCTTGCACCTGATGGCCGGCCGGCCGGAGGAGCGCCTGCGCTTCGATTACCAGAAGACCCTGGCCGCGCACCTGGGCTATGCCGACGCGCCGGGCAGCCTGGCGGTCGAACAGATGATGCAGGGCTTCTACCGCAGCGCGGCCATCGTGCGGCGGATCAGCGACCGCTTGCTGCAGCGCTTCGAAGAGCAGTTCGAAGGCGAGGCCGTGCCGCAAGCGCTGGACGAGGCCTTCGAGCTGCACCGCAATTACCTGGCCGCCAGCGGCGCCCAGTGGCCGCGCGATGTCGGTGACGTGTTCAGTCTGTTCGCCATCTGGGCGGCACAGCCACGGATCAGTGGCCTGCACTCGCGGACCGCGCGGGCGCTGGCCGAGGCGCTGCCGACGCTGAAGCCCTACACCGGCGCGACCGCCGAACAACGCGCGCAGTTCCTCGCCCTGATGCGTGGGCCGCGCGCGGTGGACACGCTGGCGCGGATGGCGCGCCTGGGGGTGCTGAGCCAGTGGCTGCCGGCATTCGCGCAGGTGTCAGGGCGCATGCAGTTCGACCTGTTCCATGTGTATACGGTCGACCAGCACACCTTGATGGTGTTGCGGAACCTGGCCGCGTTTTCCAGCGGCCGCGCCGACGAGCGCTTTTCGATCGCCCATGAAGTCTGGCCGCGCCTGCGCAAGCCGGAACTGCTGTTGCTGGCCGGGTTGTTCCATGACATCGCCAAGGGCCGTGGTGGCGATCATTCCGAGCTGGGTTCGGTCGACGCGCGCGCCTTCTGCGAAGCGCACGGGCTCAACGCGTCCGATACCGGGCTGGTGACCTGGCTGGTGGAACAGCACCTGCGCATGTCGGTCACCGCGCAGAAGCAGGACATCGCCGACCCGGAAGTCATCCATCGCTTCGCCACCGTGATCGGCGACCGCGAGCACCTGGACTACCTGTACCTGCTGACCTGCGCCGATATCGCCGGCACCAGTCCCAAGCTGTGGAATGCCTGGAAGGACCGGTTGCTGGCCGACCTGTATTTCGCCACCCGGCGCGTCCTGCGCGAAGGCCTGGAGCAACCGGTAGCCGTGGAGCAGCGGGTGGTCGAAGGGCGCGAGGCCACCCGCACCCTGATGCAGCAGCAGGGCTTCGACGCGGAGACCATCGCGCGCCAGTTCGCCGAAATGCCGGAGGAAAGCTTCATGCGCTTCCGGCCCGAGCAGCTGGCCTGGCAGGCTGGGGCGCTGGTGGACGTACAGATGGGCCAGACCCTGGTCCAGGTGCGGCACATCGACGAGGACGCGGTGGCGATGGAGGTGTTCGTCCATTCGCCCGACCGCGATGGCCTGTTCGCCGCGATCGTAGCCACGCTGGATCGGCTGGGTTTCGGCATCCACCAGGCGCGTGTGCTGGTCGGGCCGCACGGCACGGTGTTCGATACCTTCGAAATCCTCCCCGCCGACACCTACGCCAATTCCGATCCGGCGACGGTGGTCGCGTCGCTGCGCCGTGCGCTGGATGGCGCGCTGGACCAGGTGCGCGTGTCCCAGCGCACCGTGCCGCGCCAGCTGCGGCATTTCCGCTTTCCGCCGCGTTTTGAGTTCGGCAACACGCTCGATGGCCGCTATACCGTGCTGGACCTGGTCGCGCCAGACCGCCCGGGCCTGCTGGCACAGCTGGCACAGGTGCTGCGCCTGCAGCGCCTGCGCGTGCACGATGCGCGTATCGCCACCTTCGGCGAACGCGCCGAGGACGTGTTCCACCTCAGTGACGAGGCCGATCAGCCACTGACCGACGACAAGCGCGAGGCCCTGCGCGAGGCCCTGCGTGCGCGGCTCGAAGCCGCGGCCTGA
- a CDS encoding right-handed parallel beta-helix repeat-containing protein, which produces MTQRSWLSTFPLPCAALLAAAFAAPPADAAASDDRAACTAKVGPEDNLQGAINALPGDGQPAVLCLSAGDYQLQGLISLLRDNTTLRGVGPKTVLHMRDGVQQPLLVVGDSAEQVPAQPIQNITISDMALIGGKAEKEFMPERPYLSNSAVVVRRGINVRLTRLKASNCRSACLLTEQHSSDITIDHNEVFGAIWDGVSFNSTSRVDMHDNNVHDNVAAGITAEEINDSQIRNNVLANNGSQGAYLSNSRNNLFVNNTFSGNHGAGVFLTCAIRFRNADGSTQCWDNSVSQNNTFDANHFDKDPFTYTIGVDKAANCTSEAFKPNVWKASNQATASGVDIDPQRYGYCVRHEP; this is translated from the coding sequence ATGACACAACGCTCCTGGCTTTCCACGTTCCCGCTGCCCTGTGCCGCGTTGCTGGCAGCGGCTTTCGCCGCACCGCCGGCCGATGCGGCAGCGTCCGACGACCGCGCAGCCTGCACCGCCAAGGTCGGTCCCGAAGACAACCTGCAGGGCGCGATCAACGCCCTTCCCGGCGACGGGCAGCCTGCCGTGCTGTGCCTGTCCGCGGGCGACTACCAGCTGCAGGGCCTGATCTCGCTCCTGCGCGACAACACCACCCTGCGCGGCGTAGGCCCGAAGACCGTGTTGCACATGCGCGATGGCGTGCAGCAACCATTACTGGTGGTAGGCGATTCGGCCGAGCAGGTGCCGGCGCAGCCCATCCAGAACATCACCATCTCCGACATGGCCCTGATCGGCGGCAAGGCGGAAAAGGAATTCATGCCCGAGCGCCCGTACCTGAGCAATAGCGCTGTGGTCGTGCGCCGTGGCATCAACGTGCGCCTGACCCGGCTCAAGGCCAGCAACTGCCGCAGCGCCTGCCTGCTGACCGAGCAGCACAGCAGCGACATCACCATCGACCACAACGAGGTGTTCGGTGCGATCTGGGATGGCGTGTCGTTCAACAGCACTTCCAGGGTGGACATGCATGACAACAACGTGCACGACAACGTCGCCGCCGGCATCACCGCCGAAGAGATCAACGACAGCCAGATCCGCAACAACGTGCTGGCCAACAACGGCAGCCAGGGCGCCTACCTGTCCAACTCACGCAACAACCTGTTCGTCAACAACACCTTCAGCGGCAACCACGGTGCCGGCGTGTTCCTGACCTGCGCGATCCGCTTCCGCAACGCCGACGGCAGCACCCAGTGCTGGGACAACAGCGTCAGCCAGAACAACACCTTCGATGCCAATCACTTCGACAAGGACCCGTTCACCTACACCATCGGTGTGGATAAGGCCGCCAATTGCACCAGCGAGGCCTTCAAGCCCAATGTCTGGAAGGCCAGCAACCAGGCCACGGCCTCAGGCGTGGACATCGACCCGCAGCGCTACGGCTACTGCGTGCGCCACGAGCCCTGA
- the dapE gene encoding succinyl-diaminopimelate desuccinylase, with translation MSAPANSDVFDLTVDLVSRASITPDDAGCQALIAGRLQAAGFNCEHLRFGAVDNLWATHGSGAPVLVLLGHTDVVPTGPVEAWASDPFKPEVRDGNLYGRGTADMKGSVAAFVVAAEQYVAAHPQHTGTLAVLVTSDEEGDAIDGVRHVATVFAERGQGIDWCITGEPSSTDTLGDLLRVGRRGSLTGTLTVKGVQGHVAYPHKARNPIHQAAAALAELTARHWDDGYESFPPTSLQVSNIHAGTGASNVIPGELQVLFNLRYNPHWDAPKLEAEIAALLQRHGLEYALKWHRSGEPFYTPEGRLRSVAREVLGEFAGSAPEESTGGGTSDARFIAPLGAQCIEVGPVNATIHQIDEHVRVADLERLPDLYRVLIERLLA, from the coding sequence GTGAGCGCGCCGGCCAACAGCGATGTGTTCGATCTGACGGTCGATCTGGTCTCGCGCGCTTCGATCACGCCCGACGACGCGGGTTGCCAGGCGTTGATCGCCGGGCGCCTGCAGGCAGCTGGCTTCAACTGCGAACACCTGCGTTTCGGCGCGGTCGACAACCTGTGGGCCACCCATGGCAGCGGTGCGCCGGTGCTGGTGCTGTTGGGCCATACCGACGTGGTGCCGACCGGTCCGGTCGAAGCGTGGGCCAGCGATCCCTTCAAGCCCGAAGTGCGCGATGGCAATCTCTATGGTCGCGGTACCGCCGACATGAAGGGCAGCGTCGCGGCATTCGTGGTCGCCGCCGAGCAGTACGTCGCTGCCCATCCGCAGCACACAGGCACGCTCGCCGTGCTGGTGACCAGCGATGAGGAAGGCGATGCCATTGATGGCGTGCGCCATGTCGCCACGGTGTTCGCCGAGCGCGGGCAGGGCATCGACTGGTGCATCACCGGTGAGCCATCGTCCACCGACACGCTGGGTGACCTATTGCGCGTCGGCCGTCGCGGCAGCCTGACCGGCACGCTGACCGTGAAGGGCGTACAAGGCCACGTCGCTTATCCGCACAAGGCACGCAATCCGATCCACCAGGCCGCCGCCGCGCTGGCCGAGCTGACCGCGCGCCATTGGGACGATGGCTACGAGAGCTTCCCGCCGACCAGCCTGCAGGTGTCCAACATCCATGCCGGCACCGGCGCCAGCAACGTGATCCCGGGCGAGCTGCAGGTGCTGTTCAACCTGCGCTACAACCCGCACTGGGATGCACCGAAACTGGAGGCCGAGATTGCCGCGCTGCTGCAGCGGCACGGGCTGGAATACGCGCTGAAGTGGCACCGCAGTGGCGAGCCGTTCTACACGCCGGAAGGCCGCCTGCGCAGCGTCGCGCGCGAGGTGCTGGGCGAATTCGCGGGCAGCGCGCCGGAAGAGAGCACCGGCGGCGGTACGTCCGATGCGCGTTTCATCGCGCCGCTGGGCGCACAGTGCATCGAGGTCGGCCCGGTCAATGCCACCATCCACCAGATCGATGAACACGTCCGCGTGGCCGACCTGGAACGGCTGCCGGACCTGTACCGGGTCCTGATCGAACGGTTGCTGGCGTAA
- a CDS encoding response regulator — translation MARHLRILMVDDNPELLRVLQEGLARYDVEVVTALDASQAIDILIHDQGFDVLVSDVLMPRGLSGVQLVEMISREHPQIAVVLTSGYAQSQLPPLPRGVRFLPKPYQFGGLMSALTEEARLP, via the coding sequence ATGGCAAGACACCTGCGCATCCTGATGGTCGATGACAACCCGGAATTACTGCGCGTTCTGCAGGAAGGACTGGCCAGGTATGACGTCGAGGTGGTGACCGCGCTGGATGCGTCACAAGCCATCGACATCCTGATCCATGACCAGGGCTTCGATGTGCTGGTGAGCGATGTGCTGATGCCCAGGGGGCTGTCGGGGGTGCAGCTGGTGGAAATGATCTCGCGCGAGCATCCGCAGATCGCCGTGGTGCTGACGTCGGGCTATGCGCAGTCGCAGCTGCCGCCGCTGCCACGTGGCGTGCGTTTTCTGCCCAAGCCGTACCAGTTCGGCGGCCTGATGTCGGCGTTGACCGAAGAGGCCCGCCTGCCCTGA
- the map gene encoding type I methionyl aminopeptidase: protein MSIQLKSAADLEKMRVAGRLAAEVLQVVAPHVKPGVTTAELDRICHDHIVKVQDAIPANVGYRGFPATVCTSVNNVICHGIPNEGKVLKDGDIVNIDVTVIKDGWHGDTSRMYIVGTPSVMAKRLVDVTREAMFRGIRAVKPGATLGDVGHAIQQYAEGERFSVVREYCGHGIGTVYHDEPQVLHYGRPGDGVVLKPGMTFTIEPMINEGTRYTKTLPDGWTVVTKDRKLSAQWEHTVAVTEDGVEILTRVPGDDNDL, encoded by the coding sequence ATGAGCATCCAACTGAAATCCGCCGCCGATCTGGAAAAAATGCGCGTCGCAGGCCGCCTGGCCGCCGAAGTGCTGCAGGTCGTGGCGCCACACGTGAAGCCAGGCGTGACCACCGCCGAGCTGGACCGCATCTGCCACGACCATATCGTCAAGGTGCAGGACGCCATCCCGGCCAATGTCGGCTACCGTGGCTTCCCGGCCACGGTCTGCACGTCGGTCAATAACGTGATCTGCCACGGCATCCCGAACGAAGGCAAGGTCCTCAAGGACGGCGACATCGTCAACATTGATGTCACCGTCATCAAGGACGGCTGGCACGGCGATACCAGCCGCATGTATATCGTCGGCACGCCGTCGGTGATGGCCAAGCGCCTGGTCGATGTCACGCGCGAAGCCATGTTCCGTGGCATCCGTGCGGTCAAGCCGGGTGCGACCCTGGGCGATGTCGGTCATGCGATCCAGCAGTACGCCGAGGGCGAACGCTTCAGCGTCGTGCGCGAGTACTGCGGCCACGGCATCGGCACCGTGTACCACGACGAACCGCAGGTGCTGCATTACGGGCGTCCTGGCGATGGCGTGGTGCTCAAGCCGGGCATGACCTTCACCATCGAGCCGATGATCAATGAAGGCACCCGCTACACCAAGACCCTGCCCGATGGCTGGACCGTGGTCACCAAGGACCGCAAGCTCTCGGCGCAGTGGGAGCACACCGTGGCGGTGACCGAAGATGGCGTGGAAATCCTGACCCGGGTGCCGGGCGACGACAACGACCTGTGA
- the rpsB gene encoding 30S ribosomal protein S2 translates to MSQITMRQMLEAGVHFGHQTRYWNPKMAPYIFGARGKIHIINLEKTLPLFVDAMNFISAIAQKRGTVLFIGTKRSARDSIKEEAERCGMPFMTQRWLGGTLTNFATVKKSVARLKELEAAETDGTFEKLVKHEVLGLRREREKLLASLGGIKEMNRLPDALFVIDIGHEDIAIKEAKKLGIPVVAVVDSNYDPALVDYAIPGNDDAIRAVQLYARAAADAVLEGKAASPNNATVREEEFSEGNAEAKPARRGRKNDEAAA, encoded by the coding sequence ATGTCCCAGATCACCATGCGCCAGATGCTGGAAGCCGGCGTCCATTTCGGCCACCAGACCCGCTACTGGAACCCCAAGATGGCGCCGTACATCTTCGGCGCCCGCGGCAAGATCCACATCATCAACCTGGAAAAGACCCTGCCGCTGTTCGTTGACGCGATGAACTTCATCAGCGCCATCGCCCAGAAGCGCGGCACCGTCCTGTTCATCGGCACCAAGCGCAGCGCCCGCGATTCCATCAAGGAAGAAGCCGAGCGTTGCGGCATGCCGTTCATGACCCAGCGTTGGCTGGGCGGCACCCTGACCAACTTCGCCACGGTGAAGAAGTCGGTTGCCCGCCTGAAGGAACTGGAAGCCGCTGAAACCGACGGCACCTTCGAGAAGCTGGTCAAGCACGAAGTGCTGGGCCTGCGCCGCGAGCGCGAGAAGCTGCTGGCCTCGCTGGGCGGCATCAAGGAAATGAACCGCCTGCCCGACGCCCTGTTCGTCATCGACATCGGCCACGAAGACATCGCCATCAAGGAAGCCAAGAAGCTCGGCATCCCGGTGGTCGCCGTGGTTGACTCGAACTACGACCCGGCCCTGGTCGACTACGCCATCCCGGGCAACGACGACGCCATCCGCGCCGTGCAGCTGTACGCCCGCGCCGCCGCCGACGCCGTGCTGGAAGGCAAGGCTGCCTCGCCGAACAACGCCACCGTGCGCGAAGAAGAGTTCAGCGAAGGCAACGCCGAAGCCAAGCCGGCCCGTCGTGGCCGCAAGAACGACGAAGCCGCCGCCTAA
- the asnB gene encoding asparagine synthase B: MCSIFGIFGLQSGDDLGALRRQALECSQRQRHRGPDWSGVYVDDGAILVHERLAIVDPAGGSQPLLSEDGALALAVNGEIYNHAELKAELKQPYAFQTGSDCEVINALYREDSVESFLNRLNGIFAFALWDKATGHAIIARDTMGVCPLYWGHDKEGRLRVASEMKSLSEACADVAQFPPGHWYDTATGELKQYYKRPWRDYDAVKDVEVSKQELREAFEAAVHRQLMTDVPYGVLLSGGLDSSLVAAVAARYARHRIEDGDKTEAWWPRLHSFAIGLKGSPDLAAAQIAGDALGTVHHGFEYTFEEGLDALPEVIKHIETYDVTTIRASTPMFLLARRIKAMGVKMVLSGEGSDEIFGGYLYFHKAPNAREFHEELIRKLDALYNYDCLRANKSMMAWGVEPRVPFLDREFMDVAMRMDASHKMITVGADGKKRIEKAVLREAFEGYLPDSILWRQKEQFSDGVGYGWIDGLKAHAEAQVTDRELAAADKRFPVNPPLTKEAYFYRTLFEQAFPSPAAAETVPGGKSIACSSPAAIAWDASFANAADPSGRAIAGVHAQALAS, translated from the coding sequence ATGTGTTCGATCTTCGGCATCTTCGGCCTGCAGTCTGGCGATGATCTTGGCGCGCTGCGCCGTCAGGCCCTGGAGTGCTCGCAGCGCCAGCGTCACCGCGGACCCGACTGGAGCGGTGTGTACGTGGATGACGGTGCGATCCTGGTCCACGAGCGCCTGGCCATCGTCGATCCGGCCGGCGGTTCGCAGCCGCTGCTGAGTGAGGACGGCGCGCTGGCGCTGGCGGTCAATGGCGAGATCTACAACCACGCCGAACTCAAGGCCGAGCTGAAGCAGCCCTACGCCTTCCAGACCGGTTCGGACTGCGAGGTGATCAACGCGCTGTACCGCGAAGATTCGGTCGAGTCTTTCCTCAACCGCCTCAACGGCATCTTCGCCTTCGCGCTGTGGGACAAGGCCACCGGCCACGCGATCATCGCCCGCGACACCATGGGCGTGTGCCCACTGTACTGGGGGCATGACAAGGAAGGGCGCTTGCGCGTTGCGTCGGAAATGAAGTCGCTCAGCGAAGCCTGCGCCGATGTGGCGCAGTTCCCGCCGGGCCACTGGTACGACACCGCCACCGGCGAGCTAAAGCAGTATTACAAGCGCCCGTGGCGCGACTACGATGCGGTCAAGGATGTCGAAGTCTCCAAGCAGGAACTGCGCGAAGCCTTCGAAGCCGCCGTGCATCGCCAGCTGATGACCGATGTGCCCTACGGCGTGCTGCTGTCCGGTGGCCTGGATTCGTCGTTGGTCGCGGCCGTGGCTGCGCGCTATGCACGCCACCGCATCGAGGATGGCGACAAGACCGAAGCCTGGTGGCCGCGCCTGCACTCGTTCGCGATCGGCCTGAAGGGCTCGCCGGACCTGGCCGCTGCGCAGATCGCCGGCGATGCGCTGGGTACCGTGCACCACGGCTTCGAATACACCTTCGAAGAAGGCCTGGACGCGCTGCCGGAAGTCATCAAGCACATCGAAACCTATGACGTGACCACCATCCGCGCGTCCACGCCGATGTTCCTGCTGGCGCGCCGGATCAAGGCGATGGGTGTGAAGATGGTGCTCAGTGGTGAGGGCAGCGACGAGATCTTCGGTGGCTATCTGTACTTCCACAAGGCGCCGAACGCACGCGAATTCCATGAGGAGCTGATCCGCAAGCTGGACGCGCTGTACAACTACGACTGCCTGCGCGCGAACAAGTCGATGATGGCCTGGGGCGTGGAGCCGCGCGTGCCGTTCCTGGACCGCGAGTTCATGGACGTGGCCATGCGCATGGATGCCTCGCACAAGATGATCACCGTCGGTGCCGATGGCAAGAAGCGCATCGAGAAGGCGGTGCTGCGCGAAGCGTTCGAAGGCTATCTGCCCGATTCCATCCTGTGGCGCCAGAAGGAGCAGTTCAGTGATGGCGTTGGCTATGGCTGGATCGATGGCCTGAAGGCGCACGCCGAGGCGCAGGTGACCGATCGCGAACTGGCTGCGGCCGATAAGCGCTTCCCGGTGAATCCGCCGCTGACCAAGGAGGCGTACTTCTACCGTACGTTGTTCGAGCAGGCGTTCCCGTCGCCGGCCGCGGCCGAGACCGTGCCGGGTGGCAAGTCGATTGCCTGCTCCTCGCCGGCGGCGATTGCCTGGGATGCCAGCTTCGCCAACGCGGCCGATCCGTCGGGTCGCGCGATTGCCGGCGTACACGCGCAGGCGCTGGCCTCGTGA
- a CDS encoding LysE family transporter: MSESGGALLAVAGVLALGAMSPGASFILVARLAATRSRAAGLAAAVGMGLGCAVFALLALCGLQALLERVPALHRVLSVAGGAYLLWLAWRMWQRDPADEGVAASALEGGTRGAFVLGLLTQLGNPQTALVFASMFAALLPPVRAATDYLVLPALAFTIDALWFALVACALSAPLPQRWWLRARRPLDRCSAALMAGLGTRLLLRAP; encoded by the coding sequence GTGAGCGAGTCCGGCGGCGCCTTGTTGGCCGTCGCCGGCGTCCTGGCACTGGGGGCGATGAGTCCCGGTGCCAGCTTCATCCTGGTCGCGCGGCTGGCGGCGACGCGTTCGCGCGCCGCCGGCCTGGCGGCTGCGGTGGGCATGGGCCTTGGGTGTGCCGTGTTCGCCCTGCTTGCCTTGTGCGGTCTGCAGGCGCTGCTGGAGCGCGTGCCGGCCTTGCACCGGGTGCTGTCGGTCGCCGGTGGCGCCTACCTGCTGTGGCTGGCCTGGCGGATGTGGCAGCGCGACCCGGCCGATGAAGGTGTTGCCGCGTCAGCGCTGGAGGGTGGCACGCGCGGTGCCTTCGTACTGGGCCTGCTGACCCAGCTGGGCAACCCGCAGACGGCGTTGGTGTTCGCCAGCATGTTCGCGGCGCTGCTGCCGCCGGTCCGTGCGGCAACGGATTACCTCGTGCTGCCGGCGCTGGCGTTCACGATCGATGCGCTGTGGTTCGCGCTGGTGGCCTGCGCACTGTCCGCGCCACTGCCACAGCGATGGTGGTTGCGGGCGCGGCGTCCGCTGGACCGTTGCAGTGCGGCGCTGATGGCGGGATTGGGAACCCGCCTTCTGCTGCGTGCACCCTGA